The following proteins come from a genomic window of Heyndrickxia acidicola:
- a CDS encoding MATE family efflux transporter → MNTEGNKYQEQSLFSLSWPLFIELALHMGMGIIATLMLSHFSDDAVAGVGVANQLINIFLLVFSVTSVGAIILIGQRLGANQLSEARKLARAAFGVNFWIGAVISLIVIFFGGYFLRLFDIHGQIYQYGLTFVRICGFSLLFESLSQVLSAVLRSHGYTKEAMSVTILMDVISIVGNILAITGIFGLPKTGVTGVSWAMVAARAFAVCALLFLVYSRLSLKMKISDIFIFSKENIHGILSIGIPSAGENLSYQFSQLVITAFVAALGASSLAARVYILNISMVCYLFTVAIAQGTQMLIARYVGGNLYDRALNRGIKTLKLAMLASFITSLLIASIGSPILKLFTDNQAIINVGLPVLWAIVFIEPGRALNIVLMGSLKSAGDVKFPVFIGIFSMWTVAAFLSYILGIQFGLGLVGIWIAQGMDEWFRGIFALKRWLSKPWERKVKIRANHQMEGS, encoded by the coding sequence TTGAATACAGAAGGAAACAAATATCAGGAACAAAGCCTTTTCAGCCTCTCATGGCCGCTTTTTATCGAGCTCGCGCTTCATATGGGAATGGGCATCATAGCAACACTAATGTTGAGCCATTTTTCAGATGATGCTGTAGCCGGGGTGGGAGTAGCCAATCAGCTTATCAATATTTTTCTATTAGTTTTTAGCGTGACATCTGTTGGAGCCATTATCTTAATCGGCCAGCGTCTTGGCGCTAACCAATTAAGCGAAGCAAGAAAGCTTGCACGCGCTGCTTTCGGGGTCAACTTTTGGATAGGTGCCGTTATTTCTCTTATTGTCATTTTTTTTGGCGGTTATTTTTTACGTTTATTTGATATACATGGGCAGATTTATCAATATGGTCTCACCTTTGTCCGAATCTGCGGTTTTTCACTTCTATTTGAATCCCTGTCACAGGTTCTGAGTGCCGTCCTCCGAAGCCATGGATATACAAAAGAAGCGATGTCCGTTACCATCTTAATGGACGTCATCAGTATTGTGGGGAATATACTTGCTATAACGGGGATTTTTGGTCTTCCTAAAACAGGAGTAACAGGTGTTTCATGGGCAATGGTAGCTGCAAGGGCATTTGCAGTTTGTGCTCTTCTCTTCCTTGTTTATAGCCGGCTTTCATTAAAAATGAAAATCAGCGATATATTTATATTCAGCAAAGAAAATATTCATGGCATTCTTTCCATTGGAATACCATCAGCCGGAGAAAACCTTTCCTATCAATTTTCTCAATTAGTCATTACGGCTTTTGTTGCAGCCTTGGGAGCATCTTCTCTTGCTGCACGGGTATATATTTTGAATATATCGATGGTTTGCTATCTATTTACAGTAGCCATTGCCCAAGGGACTCAGATGTTAATTGCACGGTATGTTGGCGGAAATCTTTACGACAGGGCTCTCAATAGAGGTATTAAAACATTAAAGTTAGCCATGCTTGCCTCATTCATCACATCACTCCTTATTGCTTCAATAGGCTCACCTATTTTAAAGCTGTTCACTGATAACCAGGCAATTATAAACGTGGGCCTTCCTGTCTTATGGGCCATCGTCTTTATTGAACCCGGCAGAGCACTAAATATCGTGTTAATGGGATCTTTAAAATCCGCTGGCGATGTAAAGTTTCCTGTCTTTATCGGCATATTTTCAATGTGGACGGTTGCTGCCTTCCTGAGCTACATTCTTGGAATTCAATTCGGATTAGGTCTTGTGGGAATCTGGATAGCCCAAGGAATGGATGAATGGTTCAGAGGCATATTCGCGCTCAAACGCTGGCTTTCTAAGCCATGGGAACGCAAAGTAAAAATAAGAGCAAATCATCAAATGGAAGGCAGCTGA
- a CDS encoding aldo/keto reductase has product MVKQVQIGKTDLYVNPIGLGTNAVGGHNIYPNLSEETGKEVVRTALKSGINFLDTAYIYGPERSEELIGEVLKEQGNREKVVIATKGAHKFVDGKIVIDNSPAFLKESVDNSLKRLQTDYIDLFYIHFPDEKTPKDEAVGALKELKDAGKIKAIGVSNFSIEQLKEANKDGYVDVLQSEYNLFKRAVEDQLLPYTADTGISFIPYFPLAAGLLGGKYTKNTTFNDGRAKNPLFQGEAFERNLQKVEQIREIANEKGAETAHVVLAWYLTRDSIDVLIPGAKRPDQVSNNLKTLDVHLTNEEIEKISRIFK; this is encoded by the coding sequence TTGGTTAAGCAGGTGCAAATAGGAAAAACAGATCTTTATGTAAATCCCATCGGTCTTGGAACAAATGCTGTCGGAGGACACAACATATATCCTAATTTAAGTGAAGAAACAGGAAAAGAAGTTGTCCGCACAGCTTTAAAAAGTGGCATTAATTTTCTTGATACTGCCTATATATACGGACCTGAACGTTCAGAGGAATTAATTGGAGAAGTCCTAAAGGAACAGGGTAACCGAGAAAAAGTGGTTATTGCTACAAAAGGCGCCCATAAATTTGTAGACGGGAAAATTGTGATAGATAATTCCCCTGCCTTTTTAAAAGAATCCGTAGACAACAGCCTAAAAAGACTCCAAACGGATTATATTGATCTTTTTTATATCCACTTTCCTGATGAGAAAACTCCTAAGGACGAAGCAGTTGGGGCATTGAAGGAATTAAAGGATGCCGGTAAAATTAAAGCAATCGGCGTTTCTAACTTCTCCATTGAACAGCTTAAAGAAGCGAATAAAGATGGTTATGTAGATGTCCTTCAATCAGAATACAACCTGTTTAAACGTGCTGTTGAGGATCAGCTTTTGCCTTACACAGCCGATACAGGCATTTCATTCATTCCTTATTTCCCGCTGGCAGCAGGACTACTGGGCGGGAAGTATACAAAAAACACAACGTTTAATGACGGCCGTGCTAAAAACCCTCTCTTCCAAGGGGAAGCCTTCGAACGCAATCTGCAGAAAGTAGAGCAGATACGTGAAATAGCTAATGAGAAAGGGGCAGAAACTGCACACGTTGTTCTCGCCTGGTATTTAACCCGTGACTCCATTGATGTATTAATACCAGGCGCAAAACGCCCTGATCAGGTTTCAAATAACCTTAAAACGCTTGACGTGCATCTTACAAACGAAGAGATAGAAAAAATCAGCAGAATATTTAAGTAG
- a CDS encoding DUF962 domain-containing protein: protein MDFKDYEEFWVYYLTQHLKPATRSWHFVGTSLVFLFIILAISFMKWWILLLAPLSAYALAWISHFFIEGNKPATFGHPVWSLRADFRMYWFTLTRQLERELARTARFEKKEKNG from the coding sequence GTGGACTTCAAAGATTACGAGGAGTTTTGGGTCTATTATTTAACACAGCACCTTAAACCTGCTACAAGAAGCTGGCATTTTGTTGGAACCAGCTTGGTTTTTCTGTTTATTATATTAGCCATTTCCTTTATGAAATGGTGGATTTTGCTGCTGGCGCCTCTGTCAGCATATGCACTTGCATGGATTAGCCATTTTTTTATTGAAGGAAATAAACCAGCAACGTTTGGACATCCGGTCTGGTCACTTCGGGCTGATTTTCGGATGTATTGGTTTACTCTTACTAGACAACTGGAAAGAGAGCTTGCTAGAACTGCCCGCTTTGAAAAGAAAGAAAAAAATGGATGA
- a CDS encoding ASCH domain-containing protein produces MEFHENKIFPPKTCTVERLVTNGSDVEKVLAGRKTAVRRNGRYADIGEKLFLKGQEFIVEKVYRQSLGEMTENHAYQEGYESLEEYKNFILSFHHGMKWLPSMMVWVHEFRPAEV; encoded by the coding sequence ATGGAGTTTCATGAAAATAAAATTTTTCCGCCAAAGACGTGTACAGTGGAACGTCTGGTGACGAATGGATCTGATGTAGAAAAAGTATTGGCAGGTAGAAAAACCGCTGTACGCCGTAATGGGCGCTATGCAGATATTGGAGAAAAGCTGTTTCTAAAGGGACAAGAATTTATAGTTGAAAAGGTTTATCGTCAATCTCTTGGAGAAATGACGGAGAATCACGCCTATCAAGAAGGGTACGAAAGTCTTGAGGAATACAAGAATTTCATCCTTTCTTTTCATCATGGAATGAAGTGGCTGCCTTCCATGATGGTTTGGGTGCATGAATTCAGACCTGCGGAAGTATAG
- a CDS encoding glycosyltransferase codes for MNKKVGMFVWNHFTNDARVLRECTALSENGYSVELFCIEDTNNPSLPKYENINHHFHVIRVREHPLLLGFIKKVSHLCMKNKLILAVSALFWFLMLCLMPFTVFLFSVIIFLFTKTKLNMFWIRASIMYRMILRGWKGNYDIYHSNDLNTLIQGYIGAKWRWKKRQLLYDSHEVQTSRTGYNSRLFGIIEAFLIHRVDQMIVENHTRAKYNEKIYGFYPNVVHNYPFKQEIHDQREAPLHQILGIPSTEKILLYQGGMQEGRGLDKLIKAAPLFSEGVLVFIGDGKMKPALELLVEKMKLQDKVKFLPKVPLKELPEYTRNAYIGFQVLNNVCFNHYSASSNKLFEYLMAGVPVVACSFPEIQRVVEKEKVGICIDSHDFQDIAFGVNFILENTKIHDEMKRNCFRASKNYNWETEKHKLLSTYSSLFGRIQSGGQLRESY; via the coding sequence ATGAATAAGAAAGTGGGAATGTTTGTTTGGAATCACTTTACTAATGATGCCCGAGTCCTAAGAGAATGCACTGCTTTGTCCGAAAATGGATATTCAGTAGAGTTATTTTGTATTGAGGATACCAACAATCCATCTTTGCCTAAATATGAAAATATTAATCATCATTTTCATGTTATTAGAGTGAGGGAGCATCCCCTGCTTCTGGGATTTATAAAAAAAGTCAGCCATCTTTGCATGAAAAATAAGTTGATTTTGGCTGTCTCAGCTTTATTCTGGTTTTTGATGCTTTGTTTAATGCCTTTTACAGTCTTCCTTTTTTCAGTAATCATCTTCCTATTTACTAAGACAAAGCTTAATATGTTTTGGATTAGAGCCAGCATCATGTATAGAATGATTCTAAGAGGCTGGAAAGGCAATTATGACATCTATCATTCGAATGATTTAAATACGCTGATACAGGGCTATATTGGTGCCAAATGGAGATGGAAGAAAAGACAATTATTATATGATTCTCATGAAGTTCAGACAAGCAGAACGGGCTATAACAGCCGTTTATTCGGAATCATTGAGGCGTTCTTAATCCATAGAGTTGATCAAATGATAGTAGAAAATCACACAAGAGCAAAATACAATGAAAAAATATACGGTTTTTATCCAAATGTTGTTCATAATTATCCATTCAAGCAGGAGATTCATGATCAAAGGGAAGCCCCGCTCCACCAAATTCTCGGTATTCCTTCTACCGAAAAAATCCTTCTTTATCAGGGAGGAATGCAAGAGGGAAGAGGTCTTGATAAATTAATTAAAGCCGCACCGCTGTTTTCTGAGGGTGTTTTGGTCTTTATTGGTGACGGGAAAATGAAACCGGCTTTAGAGTTGCTGGTTGAGAAAATGAAGCTTCAGGATAAGGTTAAATTTCTTCCTAAGGTACCTTTAAAAGAACTCCCTGAATATACAAGGAATGCCTATATAGGCTTTCAGGTCCTTAACAATGTTTGTTTTAATCATTACTCCGCCTCCTCGAATAAATTGTTTGAATATCTTATGGCCGGTGTGCCCGTAGTAGCATGCAGCTTCCCTGAAATTCAAAGGGTAGTAGAAAAAGAAAAGGTTGGAATCTGTATTGATTCACATGATTTTCAAGATATTGCGTTTGGTGTGAATTTTATTCTTGAAAATACAAAAATCCATGATGAAATGAAAAGAAATTGCTTTAGAGCCTCTAAGAATTATAATTGGGAAACAGAGAAGCACAAGCTGTTGTCAACCTATTCTTCATTATTCGGACGTATTCAAAGCGGCGGGCAGCTGAGAGAAAGCTATTAA
- a CDS encoding glycosyltransferase family 4 protein: MAKKVLIITQNFYPEIGSAANRMKNIYQLLSGMGYDVAIVTTEPAYPDRNLYKQEQFWDQEDLNGGKNIHRVPIKTRGYSLAIINRFYFYMEMAVRMFLYLFKDTSRYDFVFTTSPSIFVAMVGLAAKFRYRCRLVLDIRDLWPESLKGVGLFENKLIFFIFNGIESLLYKKADHIIVNSRGFIPHIKKRANIQESKISFIPNGARRSEISPKWNKWQFKAVYAGNLGLAQDVDIIRLLAEKLKEHSIPLTVIGYGMRKNDFKNYIVNKGLDNVEFVMPLSRKACFKKLAEHSAGIVTLKNKEVFGTVLPGKVIDYMTCRVPIVASVTGYSKKIIEDNKVGFVSTEGSVEEMVKHVLYLKENPSIREKMEDHCENYINREFVWEENIFLLKRFMEQQNSKADKKWFFKPKNVKVNHNE, translated from the coding sequence ATGGCGAAAAAGGTGCTTATAATTACGCAGAATTTTTATCCGGAGATTGGCAGTGCGGCTAACAGAATGAAAAACATTTACCAGCTTTTGAGCGGTATGGGATATGATGTTGCCATAGTAACGACTGAACCTGCTTATCCTGACAGAAATTTATATAAACAAGAGCAATTCTGGGATCAGGAGGATTTGAACGGGGGGAAGAATATACACAGAGTTCCGATTAAAACAAGAGGATATTCGCTTGCGATTATTAATCGTTTTTATTTTTATATGGAAATGGCTGTCAGAATGTTTTTATATCTTTTTAAAGATACGTCAAGATATGACTTCGTATTCACAACATCACCTTCTATTTTTGTTGCAATGGTGGGATTGGCTGCGAAGTTTCGATACCGGTGCAGGCTGGTGCTTGATATTCGCGACTTATGGCCAGAGTCGCTAAAAGGTGTGGGGTTGTTTGAGAACAAACTCATTTTTTTTATTTTTAATGGAATTGAATCTCTCCTCTACAAGAAGGCAGACCATATTATTGTAAACAGTAGAGGCTTTATTCCTCATATAAAAAAGAGAGCAAATATACAGGAAAGCAAAATCAGTTTTATTCCGAATGGAGCAAGGCGGTCGGAGATTTCGCCTAAATGGAATAAATGGCAATTTAAAGCTGTTTATGCCGGCAATTTAGGGCTGGCTCAGGACGTTGACATCATTAGATTGCTTGCAGAGAAACTAAAGGAGCACTCTATACCACTTACGGTTATTGGCTATGGTATGAGAAAAAATGATTTTAAGAATTATATAGTAAACAAAGGGCTGGATAATGTAGAATTCGTAATGCCTTTGTCGAGAAAAGCTTGTTTTAAAAAGCTTGCAGAGCATAGCGCCGGGATTGTTACATTAAAAAATAAAGAGGTATTTGGGACCGTATTGCCAGGAAAAGTGATAGATTACATGACCTGCAGAGTACCTATCGTTGCTTCTGTGACGGGTTATTCGAAAAAAATTATTGAAGATAACAAGGTGGGATTTGTCTCAACAGAGGGAAGCGTAGAGGAAATGGTGAAACATGTCCTTTATTTAAAGGAGAATCCATCCATTAGAGAGAAAATGGAAGATCATTGTGAAAACTATATAAACAGAGAATTTGTGTGGGAAGAAAATATCTTCCTGCTTAAACGATTTATGGAGCAGCAAAACAGCAAAGCGGATAAAAAGTGGTTTTTCAAGCCTAAAAACGTAAAGGTAAATCATAATGAATAA